A genomic region of Desulfosarcina ovata subsp. ovata contains the following coding sequences:
- a CDS encoding DUF6599 family protein, which translates to MKPAVPKKPGKIETRLSMAVLAVLVAIGVGVALRQFRISPAVLALRPESLHEEAGSPADRAPIIDLKESGMVPFSPPERFTPDTLYEKIDGRADLYLAAGFVSLATQRFAPDHAHDRWVEVFVYDMGTQQNAFSVFSMQRRETARTDRQLPNAYRTENALFMARGQYYLEWIGTDGTPPLQEQIGILARRFSDTHGGADAAVVPGGRLFPEAGLSADSRQLITANAFGYEQLDNIHTAGYLIHGVRLTAFVSERKNASAAAALADSYRQTLIAYGADAAAAPPAVDGAAMLQVFDTMEIVFSRGNYLAGVHEATDPTAATILAQRLAEHLEGLTGPHAPPPQEIGEAEENKEQQ; encoded by the coding sequence ATGAAACCAGCGGTACCGAAAAAACCGGGCAAGATCGAAACCCGCCTCTCCATGGCCGTCCTGGCCGTGCTTGTGGCCATTGGTGTTGGAGTCGCCCTGCGTCAGTTCCGGATCAGCCCGGCGGTCCTCGCCCTGAGGCCGGAATCGCTGCATGAAGAGGCGGGATCCCCGGCGGATCGGGCTCCGATCATCGATCTGAAAGAAAGTGGCATGGTCCCCTTTTCCCCGCCCGAACGTTTCACCCCCGACACCCTTTATGAAAAAATAGACGGCCGCGCCGATCTGTATCTCGCAGCGGGCTTTGTTTCCCTGGCCACCCAGCGCTTCGCCCCGGACCATGCCCATGACCGGTGGGTGGAAGTCTTCGTTTACGATATGGGAACACAGCAGAACGCCTTTTCGGTGTTCAGCATGCAGCGCCGCGAAACGGCCCGCACCGATCGCCAGCTGCCCAACGCCTACCGCACGGAGAACGCGTTGTTCATGGCCCGGGGGCAGTACTATCTGGAGTGGATTGGCACGGATGGCACACCGCCGCTGCAGGAGCAGATCGGCATCCTGGCACGCCGGTTCTCGGACACCCACGGGGGTGCCGATGCCGCCGTCGTGCCCGGTGGCCGTCTTTTTCCCGAGGCCGGCCTCAGTGCTGACAGCCGGCAGCTGATCACGGCCAACGCCTTTGGTTACGAGCAACTGGACAACATCCACACGGCCGGCTATCTGATCCACGGCGTCCGTTTGACCGCTTTTGTCTCCGAACGGAAAAATGCGAGCGCCGCAGCGGCCCTGGCCGACAGCTATCGGCAAACCCTGATCGCCTATGGCGCCGACGCCGCAGCCGCACCGCCGGCGGTCGACGGGGCGGCCATGCTGCAGGTTTTCGATACCATGGAGATCGTTTTCAGCCGGGGAAACTATCTGGCCGGGGTTCACGAAGCCACCGATCCGACCGCGGCGACGATCCTGGCCCAGCGTCTGGCTGAGCATCTGGAGGGCCTTACCGGGCCCCATGCGCCGCCGCCCCAGGAAATCGGGGAGGCAGAGGAGAACAAGGAGCAGCAATGA
- a CDS encoding FCD domain-containing protein, protein MPLTGPIKKRKLSDEILERLLLLFETGKLKPEDEMPSERELMERFMVGRPAVREALQSLERMGLIAIRHGERAKVLKPTEAGIFDQIDFAARQLLASSGRNVEFLREARQIMEAGIAKLAVQHATPAGIKALKKHLETMRKNDGNREAFMEADQHFHIALAKMTQNPILHTTMRAVFGWLSQYHAELLSVPGLEDLIIKEHEAILKKIIDRDADGASKQISDHILQVNELYPKHRPK, encoded by the coding sequence ATGCCACTCACCGGACCGATAAAGAAACGAAAGCTGTCCGACGAAATCCTGGAACGCCTGCTGCTGCTCTTCGAAACCGGAAAATTGAAGCCCGAGGACGAGATGCCTTCCGAGCGCGAGCTGATGGAGCGGTTCATGGTCGGACGGCCCGCCGTGCGGGAGGCCCTTCAGTCCCTCGAACGGATGGGACTGATCGCGATCCGGCATGGCGAACGGGCCAAGGTCCTGAAGCCGACCGAAGCCGGAATTTTCGACCAGATCGATTTTGCCGCCCGCCAGTTGCTGGCCAGCTCCGGCCGGAATGTCGAATTCCTCCGCGAAGCCCGCCAGATCATGGAAGCCGGAATCGCCAAACTCGCCGTTCAGCACGCTACCCCCGCCGGTATCAAGGCCCTGAAAAAACACCTGGAGACCATGCGCAAGAACGATGGCAACCGGGAAGCGTTTATGGAGGCCGATCAGCATTTCCACATCGCCTTGGCCAAAATGACGCAGAACCCGATCCTCCATACAACCATGCGTGCGGTATTCGGATGGCTCTCCCAATACCATGCCGAACTGCTTTCGGTCCCCGGACTGGAAGACCTGATCATTAAAGAACACGAGGCAATCCTGAAGAAAATCATCGACAGGGATGCCGACGGTGCTTCCAAACAGATCAGCGACCATATCCTGCAGGTCAACGAGCTTTACCCCAAACATCGCCCGAAATAG
- a CDS encoding tRNA-binding protein has translation MTTISWDDFEKVELRVGRIVRVEPFPKARKPAYILHVDFGDAIGIKKSSAQITGLYSPESLVGKQVVAVVNFPKKQIGPLMSECLVTGFPNEDGDVALCVPDRLVPLGAKLM, from the coding sequence ATGACTACGATTTCGTGGGATGATTTTGAGAAAGTGGAACTGCGGGTAGGCCGCATCGTTCGTGTGGAGCCGTTTCCAAAGGCGCGAAAGCCCGCCTACATTCTGCATGTGGATTTCGGCGATGCCATCGGCATCAAAAAATCCAGTGCCCAGATCACCGGGCTTTACTCGCCGGAATCCTTGGTCGGCAAGCAGGTGGTGGCCGTGGTCAATTTTCCGAAAAAGCAGATCGGTCCGCTGATGTCCGAGTGCCTGGTGACCGGATTCCCCAACGAAGACGGCGACGTGGCCCTATGCGTGCCCGACCGGTTGGTTCCCCTGGGTGCCAAACTGATGTAG
- a CDS encoding TIR domain-containing protein — MATIFLSYRRTDSPQACRIYDWLVRRFGEDDVFMDVATIPVAVSFSDFIRQAIADSRLMLVLIGARWLERIGEDDDPVRAEVETAIAEKIPLLPVLIGNTAMPDPDQLPASIRTLAFRNAVIVGVSRDFHTHMQALLPKIESILGRLAGHSLVMDDPDVIQRACASVIDSLKEAYARTGIAEWNVVWEVVGPRDFVKTNQIYVTLFLHRVVRLEALLELHFILSFWGYFAVSDHRLAGWVIHQLERHPVIPFALDVNGGEAVDVDLKIRPSDEDPRQIWTMITNEPLRLSLAYVATIDPLREAAEHVSRP, encoded by the coding sequence ATGGCAACCATCTTTCTCTCCTATCGTCGTACGGACAGTCCCCAAGCCTGCCGTATTTACGACTGGCTGGTCCGCCGGTTCGGTGAGGACGATGTCTTCATGGACGTGGCCACGATTCCCGTCGCGGTCAGTTTTTCCGATTTCATCCGTCAGGCGATTGCCGATAGCCGCCTCATGCTGGTTCTGATCGGCGCCCGGTGGCTTGAACGGATTGGCGAGGACGACGATCCGGTACGCGCCGAAGTGGAGACGGCCATTGCGGAGAAGATTCCACTGCTGCCGGTGCTGATCGGCAATACGGCCATGCCGGATCCCGACCAGCTGCCTGCGTCGATACGGACCCTGGCTTTCCGGAATGCGGTGATTGTCGGGGTTTCCCGCGATTTTCATACCCACATGCAGGCCCTTTTGCCCAAGATCGAATCGATTCTGGGGCGGCTGGCCGGCCATAGCCTGGTGATGGACGACCCCGACGTGATTCAGCGCGCCTGTGCCTCGGTGATCGATTCTCTCAAGGAGGCGTACGCCAGGACGGGGATCGCGGAATGGAATGTCGTTTGGGAGGTGGTCGGGCCCAGGGATTTTGTTAAAACCAACCAGATCTACGTGACCCTTTTCCTGCATCGGGTGGTTCGCCTGGAGGCCCTGCTAGAACTCCATTTCATCCTCTCTTTCTGGGGATACTTTGCCGTCAGCGACCATCGGCTGGCCGGCTGGGTCATCCACCAGTTGGAGCGCCATCCGGTCATCCCTTTTGCGCTGGATGTCAACGGGGGTGAGGCGGTGGACGTCGATTTGAAGATCCGGCCCAGCGACGAGGACCCCAGGCAGATCTGGACCATGATCACCAACGAGCCGCTAAGGCTGTCGCTGGCCTATGTGGCCACCATCGACCCGTTGCGTGAGGCGGCTGAACACGTTTCGCGTCCCTAA
- a CDS encoding cytochrome ubiquinol oxidase subunit I — protein MASHLDPVFLARLQFAFTVAYHITFPAFTIGLASWLAVVEWRWLKTGNPLYAQIYRMWVKIFAVAFGMGVVTGVVLSYQFGTNWSVFSDKVGNIIGPLLGYEVLTAFFLEASFLGIMLFGWNRVSKRMHFVATLIVAVGTLISAFWILSANSWMQTPAGFREASGGMLLPTDWMQVIFNPSFPYRFIHMVTGAYLTTAFVVGGIGGYYLWRGWHVRHARIMLGMAMIMAIFVSPMQLLFGDMHGLNTFEHQPVKVAAMEGIWETEQGAGLRLFAWPDQIGETNRFEIVIPKLSSLILTHDWNGEVKGLRSWARADRPPVAMVFWTFRIMVGLGMLMIVTGLVALVLYFRKELFTTRWFHLWCMAMTPAGFVAVVTGWLVTEVGRQPFVVFNVMRTSETVSPVAGEAVAASLTAFVVTYGLLFTAAAYYILKIIGKGPDSDTMEDDAYGSHGVKKPPLVTDMAAQTGGKDV, from the coding sequence ATGGCTTCCCACCTTGATCCTGTTTTCCTGGCCCGCTTACAGTTCGCCTTCACCGTGGCCTACCACATCACTTTCCCGGCGTTTACCATCGGCCTGGCCAGCTGGCTGGCCGTGGTCGAGTGGCGCTGGCTCAAGACCGGCAACCCGCTGTATGCGCAGATCTACCGCATGTGGGTGAAGATCTTCGCTGTGGCCTTTGGCATGGGCGTGGTGACCGGCGTGGTACTCTCCTATCAGTTCGGCACCAACTGGTCCGTCTTTTCCGACAAAGTGGGTAACATTATCGGGCCGCTGCTGGGCTACGAGGTGCTCACCGCCTTTTTCCTCGAAGCGTCGTTTCTCGGCATCATGCTTTTTGGCTGGAACCGGGTCAGCAAGCGCATGCATTTCGTCGCCACCCTCATCGTTGCCGTGGGGACCCTGATCTCGGCCTTCTGGATCCTTTCGGCCAACAGCTGGATGCAAACCCCGGCCGGTTTCCGCGAAGCTTCCGGCGGCATGTTGCTTCCCACCGACTGGATGCAGGTAATTTTCAATCCCTCTTTTCCCTACCGCTTCATCCACATGGTGACCGGCGCCTATCTGACCACGGCCTTTGTGGTGGGCGGCATCGGCGGGTATTACCTGTGGCGGGGGTGGCATGTGCGGCATGCGCGCATCATGCTGGGCATGGCCATGATCATGGCCATCTTCGTGTCGCCCATGCAGCTTCTTTTCGGGGACATGCACGGGCTGAACACCTTTGAACACCAGCCAGTGAAGGTGGCCGCCATGGAAGGCATCTGGGAGACGGAACAGGGGGCCGGGCTGAGGCTGTTCGCCTGGCCGGATCAGATCGGAGAGACCAATCGCTTTGAAATCGTGATTCCCAAGCTTTCCAGTCTGATCCTTACCCATGATTGGAATGGAGAGGTAAAGGGACTGAGAAGCTGGGCCCGAGCGGATCGGCCGCCGGTGGCCATGGTCTTCTGGACTTTTCGCATCATGGTGGGGCTGGGGATGCTGATGATCGTCACCGGCCTGGTGGCCCTGGTGCTCTATTTCCGGAAAGAACTGTTCACTACGCGCTGGTTTCACCTGTGGTGCATGGCCATGACCCCGGCCGGGTTTGTGGCCGTGGTGACCGGTTGGCTCGTTACCGAGGTGGGGCGGCAACCCTTTGTGGTTTTCAACGTGATGCGTACATCGGAGACCGTCTCACCGGTGGCCGGCGAAGCGGTGGCCGCCTCGCTGACCGCCTTTGTGGTAACCTACGGCCTGCTGTTTACGGCGGCGGCCTACTATATTCTTAAAATTATCGGCAAAGGACCGGACAGCGACACCATGGAAGATGACGCTTACGGCAGCCACGGGGTCAAGAAACCACCCCTGGTGACGGACATGGCCGCCCAGACAGGAGGGAAAGATGTTTAG
- a CDS encoding DUF362 domain-containing protein, with protein MSETAMDRREFIRRCTRAGVCVAAAGSLGVAFYDSRAPAAIPGPTAALTLPDYSVGPLPGRICIARGVDRKRLVRQAFAALGGMQAFVNPGERVLLKVNAAFASPPGLGATTHPDLVKAVVRLCLEAGAKKVTVTDNPINDPASCFALSGIDAAARQAGADVIVPRQSLFQRFSLTGGRLVRDWPVLAAPLLQADRIIGLAPVKDHHRSGASMTLKNWYGLLGGRRNIFHQDVHTLIAELAVMIRPTVVVLDGTQSMITNGPTGGSLSDLKPTGTLIVSTDPVAADAAGAALLGKQAQDLPFIARAEKAGAGTTDYRALNLKEIKAI; from the coding sequence ATGAGCGAAACCGCTATGGATCGCCGCGAATTTATCCGGCGCTGCACCCGGGCAGGAGTTTGCGTGGCGGCCGCCGGATCCCTGGGGGTGGCCTTTTACGACAGCCGCGCGCCGGCGGCGATCCCCGGCCCAACGGCAGCGCTAACCCTCCCCGACTATTCGGTCGGTCCCCTGCCAGGCAGGATCTGTATCGCCCGGGGCGTCGACCGAAAGCGCCTCGTCCGGCAGGCCTTCGCCGCCCTGGGCGGCATGCAGGCATTTGTCAACCCTGGAGAACGGGTGCTGCTCAAGGTCAATGCCGCCTTTGCCTCGCCTCCCGGCCTGGGTGCCACCACGCATCCGGATCTGGTGAAGGCGGTGGTGCGTCTCTGCCTGGAGGCCGGCGCAAAAAAAGTTACCGTTACCGACAACCCGATCAATGATCCGGCATCCTGTTTCGCCCTTAGTGGCATCGATGCCGCCGCCCGCCAGGCGGGTGCCGACGTGATCGTTCCCCGGCAATCCCTGTTCCAGCGGTTCAGTCTGACCGGCGGCCGCCTGGTCCGCGACTGGCCGGTGCTCGCCGCGCCCCTGTTGCAGGCGGATCGGATCATCGGCCTGGCACCGGTCAAGGACCACCACCGCAGCGGGGCGTCCATGACCCTGAAAAACTGGTATGGGCTTCTGGGCGGACGGCGCAATATCTTCCACCAGGACGTGCACACCCTGATCGCGGAACTGGCCGTAATGATCCGGCCCACGGTGGTGGTGCTGGACGGAACGCAATCCATGATCACCAACGGCCCCACGGGCGGGTCGCTGTCCGATCTCAAGCCCACCGGCACCCTGATTGTCAGTACCGATCCGGTGGCGGCCGACGCTGCCGGGGCCGCCCTTCTGGGAAAACAGGCACAGGATCTGCCGTTTATCGCCAGGGCGGAAAAGGCCGGCGCCGGAACCACCGACTATCGCGCCCTGAATTTGAAGGAAATAAAGGCAATTTAA
- the cydB gene encoding cytochrome d ubiquinol oxidase subunit II: MFSFESFLDLPLIWYALISTAVFLYILLDGFDLGVGILFPFAPSDRCRDRMMNSVAPFWDGNETWLVLGGGGLFAAFPLAYAILMSAFYIPIILMLLGLIFRGVAFEFRFKATGRSQRIWDFSFHLGSLTATFMQGIVLGTFVHGIAVEGRSFAGGPLDWLTPFSLMTGAALVSGYALLGATWTIMKTEGQTQAWARKSARYVMLFVALFMGLVSLTMPLMNADIKNLWFSLPNFYFLQPMPILSVLFFILLWRDLRGEEREYRPFLLTLGIFLMNYIGIGVSTWPWLVPFKITFREAAAVPASQSMMLLGTAFLLPIILAYTGYCFWVFRGKASHEHDAAY; the protein is encoded by the coding sequence ATGTTTAGTTTCGAAAGTTTTCTGGATTTGCCGCTCATTTGGTATGCGCTGATCAGCACGGCCGTCTTTCTGTATATCCTGCTCGATGGGTTCGACCTGGGCGTGGGCATTCTCTTTCCCTTTGCTCCGTCGGATCGATGCCGCGACCGGATGATGAATTCGGTGGCCCCTTTCTGGGACGGCAACGAAACCTGGCTGGTACTGGGCGGCGGTGGGCTCTTTGCCGCGTTTCCCCTGGCTTACGCCATTCTCATGTCGGCTTTTTACATTCCCATCATTCTCATGCTGCTGGGGCTGATTTTCCGTGGCGTGGCCTTTGAGTTCCGTTTCAAGGCCACCGGCCGTTCCCAGCGCATCTGGGATTTCTCCTTTCACCTCGGTTCCCTGACGGCCACCTTCATGCAGGGGATTGTCCTGGGCACCTTTGTGCATGGCATCGCCGTTGAGGGGCGCAGCTTTGCCGGCGGCCCCCTGGACTGGCTGACGCCCTTCAGTCTCATGACCGGTGCCGCCCTGGTCAGCGGCTATGCCCTTTTGGGCGCCACCTGGACGATCATGAAAACCGAGGGGCAGACCCAGGCCTGGGCCCGCAAGAGTGCCCGCTATGTGATGCTTTTCGTGGCCCTTTTCATGGGGTTGGTCAGCCTGACCATGCCGTTGATGAATGCCGATATCAAAAACCTGTGGTTCAGCCTGCCCAATTTCTATTTTCTGCAGCCCATGCCGATTCTGTCGGTGCTCTTCTTCATCCTGCTTTGGCGGGATCTTCGTGGTGAAGAGCGGGAATACCGGCCTTTTCTGCTGACCCTGGGCATTTTTCTGATGAATTACATCGGTATCGGGGTAAGCACCTGGCCATGGCTGGTGCCCTTCAAGATTACGTTCCGGGAGGCCGCTGCCGTACCGGCGTCCCAGTCCATGATGCTGCTTGGAACGGCATTTCTCTTGCCGATTATCCTGGCCTACACCGGTTATTGTTTTTGGGTTTTCCGGGGCAAGGCGTCCCACGAGCACGATGCGGCTTACTGA
- a CDS encoding 4Fe-4S binding protein, whose translation MRIITTRRISQTFFFLLFLWFCAVSTLGEQVWQLRGWPVGWLLELDPLVGLGTLLATGTLYAGLLWGLLTVVLTIFLGRVFCGWICPFGALHQAVGWLAGRKRSAAVQIAANRYRPAQRIKYVILIFLLSGAAGDFLAWLLDLSVESSIAVAGIAAASLACGIAAVRVRKAFWRRWTTVLVLLIIGWVGLGFLTDGSRLLAASLQTGLLDPLPLFYRSVNLTLLPLLDGRMAAFSSPGRLYPGSVAIGLLFWTVVLLNLVIPRFYCRFICPLGALLEILGRNALYRMGQKPDGCTACGACDRHCEGACDPSTTLRSAECVLCMNCLDRCPHDVMGYGLHPSAAGEMAGPDLSKREFTAALVSGVAAVPLLRLSGGVDANWNPAVIRPPGALDEANFLRRCIKCGQCMRVCPTNVIHPAGLQAGIEGIWTPVLNFRVGTSGCQRGCIACGQLCPTAAIRPIPLDERLGRGEFADRGPIRIGTAFVDRGRCLPWAMDRPCIVCQENCPVSPKAIFTREEFRPVRLSGDLRLREMVEDRLLFDGPALPAERFATGDYFVTLEESPDIAPVRIKDIGSGGISLAENPFVETASPGARITVRVKLQLPFVDPSACIGCGICEHECPVKGRRAIRVSAENASRDRQHRLLL comes from the coding sequence ATGCGTATCATTACCACCCGACGCATCAGTCAAACCTTCTTCTTCCTGCTCTTCCTCTGGTTCTGCGCGGTTTCGACCCTGGGCGAGCAGGTGTGGCAGCTGCGCGGATGGCCGGTGGGCTGGCTGCTGGAACTGGACCCGCTGGTGGGCCTGGGCACCCTGCTGGCCACGGGAACCCTTTACGCCGGTCTGCTGTGGGGGCTTCTGACCGTTGTCCTGACCATTTTTCTGGGCCGGGTTTTCTGCGGCTGGATCTGCCCTTTCGGCGCCCTTCACCAGGCGGTGGGCTGGCTGGCAGGCCGCAAGCGCAGCGCCGCCGTGCAAATCGCAGCCAACCGCTATCGACCGGCCCAACGCATCAAGTACGTCATCCTGATTTTTTTGCTTTCTGGCGCCGCCGGCGATTTTCTTGCCTGGCTGCTGGACCTCTCCGTGGAGTCGTCCATTGCCGTCGCCGGCATTGCCGCCGCATCGCTGGCCTGCGGCATTGCGGCGGTGAGGGTCAGAAAAGCGTTCTGGCGCCGCTGGACCACCGTCCTGGTGCTGCTGATCATCGGCTGGGTGGGCCTGGGATTTCTCACGGACGGATCGCGGCTGTTGGCCGCCTCGCTGCAGACCGGCCTGCTGGATCCGCTGCCCCTTTTCTACCGTTCGGTGAACCTGACCCTGCTGCCGCTGCTGGATGGCCGGATGGCCGCGTTCTCTTCCCCCGGCCGTCTCTATCCGGGCAGCGTCGCCATCGGCCTGCTTTTCTGGACGGTGGTTCTGCTCAATCTCGTCATCCCCCGTTTTTACTGCCGTTTTATTTGCCCCCTGGGTGCGCTGCTGGAAATTTTGGGACGCAATGCCCTGTATCGCATGGGCCAGAAACCCGATGGCTGCACCGCCTGCGGCGCCTGCGACCGCCATTGCGAAGGGGCCTGTGATCCGTCAACGACCCTGCGCAGTGCCGAATGCGTGCTGTGCATGAACTGCCTGGACCGCTGCCCGCATGACGTGATGGGGTATGGCCTGCACCCGTCCGCCGCCGGCGAGATGGCCGGGCCGGACCTCTCGAAACGGGAATTCACTGCGGCGCTGGTATCCGGTGTGGCCGCCGTACCGCTACTGCGCCTGTCCGGGGGGGTGGATGCGAACTGGAACCCGGCGGTGATCCGGCCTCCCGGGGCACTGGACGAAGCCAATTTCCTGCGGCGCTGCATCAAATGCGGCCAGTGCATGCGCGTTTGCCCGACCAACGTCATCCATCCGGCCGGCCTGCAGGCGGGGATCGAAGGCATCTGGACGCCGGTACTCAACTTTCGCGTGGGCACCAGCGGCTGCCAGCGGGGCTGCATCGCCTGCGGCCAGCTCTGCCCCACGGCCGCCATCCGGCCCATCCCCCTGGACGAACGCCTGGGCCGGGGCGAGTTCGCCGACCGGGGGCCGATCCGCATCGGCACCGCCTTTGTGGATCGCGGCCGCTGCCTGCCCTGGGCCATGGACCGGCCCTGCATCGTCTGCCAGGAGAACTGTCCGGTCAGTCCCAAGGCGATCTTCACCCGGGAGGAATTCCGGCCGGTCCGCCTGAGCGGCGATCTGCGTCTCCGTGAAATGGTGGAGGACCGCCTGCTGTTCGACGGGCCGGCCCTGCCGGCCGAGCGGTTTGCCACCGGCGATTATTTTGTTACCCTGGAAGAGAGCCCGGATATCGCACCGGTCAGAATCAAAGATATCGGTTCCGGCGGGATTTCCCTGGCCGAGAATCCGTTCGTGGAGACCGCCTCCCCGGGAGCACGGATCACGGTCCGGGTGAAACTCCAGCTGCCCTTTGTGGACCCGTCGGCCTGCATCGGCTGCGGGATCTGCGAGCACGAATGCCCGGTCAAGGGCCGCCGGGCGATCCGCGTCAGTGCCGAAAATGCAAGCCGCGATAGGCAGCATCGGCTGCTGTTGTAG